One region of Dioscorea cayenensis subsp. rotundata cultivar TDr96_F1 unplaced genomic scaffold, TDr96_F1_v2_PseudoChromosome.rev07_lg8_w22 25.fasta BLBR01002079.1, whole genome shotgun sequence genomic DNA includes:
- the LOC120257390 gene encoding DNA-binding protein DDB_G0278111-like, translating into MDDSELEAIRQRKMQELMGQQEDAKMKAKERRQLMLNHILFAQARERLAQIALVKADKAKEVDDVVLRAAQMGQITEKVSEEKFISLLKQINDQTSKQTKVTIQRRRNALDDDD; encoded by the coding sequence ATGGATGATTCAGAGCTGGAAGCTATAAGACAAAGAAAAATGCAAGAGTTGATGGGCCAACAAGAAGATGCAAAAATGAAAGCAAAAGAACGGAGACAGCTGATgctaaatcatattttatttgctCAAGCGAGAGAAAGACTTGCTCAAATTGCTTTGGTGAAAGCTGATAAAGCAAAAGAAGTAGATGATGTTGTCCTTAGGGCTGCTCAAATGGGGCAGATAACTGAGAAGGTATCTGAAGAGAAGTTTATATCACTCCTCAAGCAGATCAATGACCAAACTAGCAAACAGACCAAAGTCACAATTCAAAGGCGTCGGAATGCTCTTGACGATGATGACTAG